Proteins from one Neodiprion fabricii isolate iyNeoFabr1 chromosome 5, iyNeoFabr1.1, whole genome shotgun sequence genomic window:
- the LOC124182688 gene encoding guanine nucleotide exchange factor DBS-like isoform X2: MASSPAASIENQIDSFLEQFKRSATRAMEDRSVRSNNNASSIENFDLEILEADDVESMTGEIENGDLAVQDVADLLQPQYAIITGGKTREGCPIITFPDNGNFLNLSDLDYQRLMLYLTSVPTLQEADLGFHLIIDRRNDKWNSVKNVLLKISAFFPGLVHVAYVLRPAGFLQKAISEVSNKLFREEFKFRVIVLANVLELTDFVEKDQLTEQLGGDLPYCHHTWIQNRISLEKFSSITQEVSLALDSFTRRLAEVEFPNNTIATTTLLNQQQTEYNELKEEILSAAKHGETLLDSVRQLTGKSTADRLGNVSAVERLLVQLEETERTFDLFWSHHSSRLRHCLALRQFEQDFRELQANLDQHMKTVGDMTEVGETQSRVNQLLRDTSTFQRICRGDIDRAEEVISAGQQLLSGRHQCPAEVVEPKCAELQRICTILSQRLERRLHTLTKCRELMERIDKANTWCTRGIELLASQTNATTAPEEALQNLQQLIDSAAEFQHPRCIFQDSITPETKALVTQVLQRIDDVQLMCDKRIVALKQQLVKPTRPIQTVTPEPARPIQPPPQMVKPSRVLKKANTMPKMEMSPIEGEAVSPDGEPRDFEALRLKRGHVLAELIETERIYVAELGSIIKGYKIEMTNELMEHLVPAALVGKADVLFGNLEDIYLFHGETFLKDLENCISNTELVALCFVQRREIFFRLYSYYCQNIPRSERLREQIQSEPQFLAACQQRLGHKLPLAAYLLKPVQRITKYQLLLKDLLKYTEDQSCSTQLQEALDCMLVVLKCVNDSMHQIAITGFGGDLGVQGELLMQGSFSVWSSSKRERLLRLKPSQRHIFLYEKAFIFCKHSKPQAHNKATYHFKRYLKMSQIGLTESVKGDARRFEIWLQGRAEVHTIQAPSIDVKQAWVRQIKGVLMSQLAELKGKQNTALGKSNHKPLRQTISWEAQSSVSGSLRTLSVDGNSVITHPMDLPQNTDDDVGWSSENSNTDDEDTFSENPGLTPGGRYIALADYCAVGESEVTMHEGDSLELLKVGCAGWWFVKLISTGLEGWAPAAYLEPISRKTSRSCQSVNSQETM, encoded by the exons ACGATGTCGAGAGTATGACCGGTGAGATTGAGAACGGAGACTTAGCAGTACAAGACGTCGCAGATCTTCTCCAACCGCAGTACGCTATCATTACAG GTGGAAAAACAAGAGAAGGATGTCCGATAATCACATTCCCAGATAAcggaaattttctaaatttgagTGACTTGGATTATCAGCGGCTCATGCTATATCTCACCTCAGTTCCGAC ATTACAAGAGGCTGATCTAGGATTTCATCTGATAATTGATCGCAGGAATGATAAATGGAACTCTGTGAAGAACGTGCTGCTCAAGATATCC GCATTCTTTCCCGGTTTGGTACACGTAGCGTACGTTCTTCGTCCAGCCGGTTTTCTTCAAAAAGCCATCTCTGAAGTCTCGAACAAATTGTTTCGCGAAGAGTTCAAATTCAGGGTCATAGTTTTGGCCAACGTTCTCGAGTTGAccgatttcgttgaaaaagaTCAACTCACCGAGCAACTGGGAGGTGATTTGCCCTACTGTCATCACACCTGGATACAAAATAGAATT AGTCTGGAGAAATTCTCCTCAATAACACAGGAGGTATCTCTCGCTCTGGATTCCTTCACTCGACGTTTAGCCGAAGTTGAGTTTCCAAATAACACTATTGCGACCACGACATTGCTGAATCAACAGCAGACAGAATACAACGAACTCAAGGAAGAAATACTCAGCGCAGCCAAACACGGTGAAACCCTGTTGGATAGCGTTCGACAATTGACTGGTAAAAGCACTGCTGACCGGTTGGGAAACGTTTCTGCTGTAGAAAG GTTACTGGTACAGTTAGAGGAAACGGAAAGAACATTTGATCTGTTTTGGTCCCACCACAGCTCCCGGCTGAGGCATTGCCTAGCCTTGCGTCAATTCGAACAGGATTTCAGGGAGCTTCAAGCGAACTTGGATCAGCACATGAAAACAGTCGGAGACATGACGGAGGTTGGCGAGACCCAGTCGAGAGTAAACCAACTACTGCGCGATACGTCCACTTTTCAGAGGATATGCAGA GGAGACATAGATCGCGCCGAAGAAGTAATATCAGCAGGTCAACAACTTCTTTCCGGTCGGCACCAATGCCCTGCCGAAGTGGTCGAGCCAAAATGTGCAGAGCTTCAAAGGATTTGTACAATTCTTAGTCAAAGACTGGAAAGGAGGTTGCACACTTTGACAAAATGCAGGGAACTTATGGAGAGGATAGACAAG GCAAATACATGGTGCACTCGTGGCATAGAATTATTGGCGTCTCAAACCAACGCAACAACTGCACCCGAAGAGGCTCTACAAAATCTACAGCAGCTTATCGATTCAGCAGCAGAATTTCAACATCCCCGATGCATATTTCAGGATTCTATAACCCCGGAAACCAAAGCACTTGTAACACag GTATTGCAAAGAATAGACGACGTTCAGTTGATGTGCGATAAAAGGATTGTCGCGCTGAAACAACAGCTCGTAAAACCGACCAGACCTATTCAAACTGTGACGCCTGAGCCAGCTAGACCAATTCAGCCTCCTCCTCAAATGGTGAAGCCGAGCAGGGTTCTGAAAAAAGCGAACACCATGCCGAAA ATGGAAATGAGCCCGATCGAAGGAGAAGCTGTGTCACCGGACGGGGAACCCCGTGACTTTGAAGCTCTGCGATTGAAACGAGGCCACGTTTTGGCCGAGCTAATCGAGACGGAACGCATTTACGTGGCGGAACTTGGCTCGATAATTAAAGGATACAAGATAGAAATGACAAATGAATTAATGGAGCATCTGGTCCCCGCCGCTCTGGTTGGAAAAGCTGATGTGTTGTTCGGAAATTTGGAAGACATTTACCTTTTTCACGGAGAAACTTTCCTCAAGGATCTCGAAAACTGTATTTCGAACACAGAACTCGTCGCACTTTGTTTTGTGCAGAGG CGTGAGATATTCTTCAGACTCTACAGCTACTATTGCCAAAATATTCCCCGATCGGAGAGGCTAAgagaacaaattcaaagcgAGCCACAATTTTTGGCCGCCTGTCAACAGAGACTTGGTCACAAGCTACCCTTGGCTGCGTACTTGCTCAAGCCTGTTCAGCGCATTACCAAATATCAACTGCTTTTGAAGGATTTGCTGAAGTACACAGAGGATCAATCCTGCTCCACCCAACTTCAAGAAGCTCTGGATTGTATGCTCGTTGTTCTAAAATGCGTCAATGATAGCATGCACCAAATAGCAATCACCGGGTTTGGA GGAGATTTGGGCGTGCAGGGTGAACTTTTGATGCAAGGTTCGTTCAGCGTGTGGAGTAGCAGCAAAAGAGAACGACTCCTCCGATTAAAACCTTCTCAAAGGCACATTTTTCTGTACGAAAAAGCTttcatattttgcaaacaCAGTAAACCTCAGGCCCACAATAAGGCAACATATCACTTCAAAAGATATCTCAAG ATGTCACAGATCGGTCTGACAGAATCGGTGAAAGGCGATGCGAGAAGGTTTGAAATCTGGCTACAAGGCCGTGCCGAAGTGCACACCATTCAAGCCCCAAGTATCGATGTCAAACAAGCTTGGGTGAGACAGATAAAAGGCGTCCTGATGTCACAACTCGCAGAATTGAAGGGGAAGCAGAATACAGCACTTGGCAAATCCAATCACAA ACCTTTGCGTCAAACTATATCATGGGAAGCTCAAAGCAGCGTGTCTGGATCATTGCGTACATTGTCAGTCGACGGCAACAGCGTGATTACACATCCGATGGATTTGCCCCAAAACACAGATGACGATGTCGGTTGGAGTTCAGAAAACAGTAACACGGATGACGAAGACACTTTTAGTGAAAATCCTGGGCTTACTCCG GGAGGTAGATACATAGCTCTAGCCGATTACTGCGCGGTTGGTGAATCAGAGGTGACGATGCATGAAGGGGATAGTTTGGAACTGCTTAAGGTCGGTTGCGCAGGATGGTGGTTTGTCAAGCTAATCAGCACTGGCTTAGAAGGCTGGGCGCCAGCAGCCTACTTAGAGCCAATTAGCAGGAAAACATCACGCAGCTGTCAGTCGGTGAATAGTCAAGAAACTATGTGA
- the LOC124182703 gene encoding uncharacterized protein LOC124182703 — MAGISPTDRETEASEVLYTLLSVERIKDAGKSIEETSKTEDNASPSTIQKKQHRIVKKSSNTLKKSNTKSQKEPGKTIEDPPFALKNEEADEIMNLNADDALVINSSEQEHELTCDEAEKHRKTIPKKKCGTKRKQKRVKSEGEPSFEPTRLEDNAVQVLERFKRGCECQDDQCFKGLNPEFVYRHRLNIAELTKAEHDMYLMGVTMACLTNPSLTARHTERRRLRAQYVYQGRRVCLDAFLYLENCTHYQIKRIRKHLVTHGVTPRVHGNHGKVPHNTFSLDIYKIATEFLKSFISKQEAKQEAKQKASAKQGPLHLASDMTRKTVHDLYSKYCRKLSPSIKVMGYSTFRRFMKVQFPQVKFAKVEFVVKGQVSHNQNSAKGGAEERDNKDKSVGKNDLLPLVIADATVEQNGAYLLTPVNKLQEGVSYQLTSDGFLVKSSAAQFTVANNRCPE; from the exons ATGGCAGGTATTTCTCCAACCGATCGCGAGACGGAGGCTAGCGAGGTCCTCTATACATTGTTGTCTGTCGAACGCATCAAAGATGCTGGTAAAAGTATCGAGGAAACTTCAAAGACGGAAGATAATGCC tCTCCTAGTACAATCCAGAAGAAACAACATCGGATTGTTAAGAAATCTTCCAACAccttgaaaaaaagtaataccAAATCTCAAAAGGAGCCCGGTAAAACGATTGAGGACCCAccttttgcattaaaaaatgaagaagcaGATGAGATAATGAATTTAAATGCTGATGATGCACTTGTTATCAACAGCTCAGAACAAGAGCACGAG ttGACGTGTGACGAAGCAGAAAAGCATAGAAAAACAATCCCAAAGAAGAAGTGTGGGActaagagaaaacaaaaacgagtTAAATCGGAAGGGGAGCCTAGCTTCGAACCGACACGCCTTGAGGACAACGCGGTTCAAGTATTGGAGCGGTTTAAACGCGGCTGTGAGTGCCAAGATGACCAGTGCTTCAAGGGACTGAATCCAGAATTTGTTTACCGTCACAGATTGAACATCGCGGAGCTGACTAAAGCTGAGCACGACATGTACTTGATGGGAGTGACGATGGCCTGCCTAACGAACCCGTCGCTGACAGCGAGACACACGGAAAGACGAAGGCTGAGGGCGCAGTATGTTTATCAGGGTCGCCGAGTATGTTTGGATGCCTTTTTGTACCTGGAAAACTGCACTCACTACCAGATAAAGAGGATCAGAAAGCACCTTGTCACCCATGGAGTGACGCCTCGGGTTCACGGGAACCATGGAAAAGTTCCACACAACACTTTCTCGCTTGATATATACAAAATAGCGACGGAGTTCCTGAAGAGCTTTATAAGCAAGCAGGAGGCGAAGCAGGAGGCGAAGCAGAAAGCCAGCGCAAAGCAAGGACCGCTTCACCTCGCCTCCGACATGACGCGGAAGACGGTCCATGACTTGTACAGCAAGTACTGCAGAAAGTTGTCACCCAGCATAAAAGTTATGGGATATTCAACGTTCAGGAGATTCATGAAGGTTCAGTTTCCACAAGTGAAATTTGCCAAGGTTGAATTTGTAGTCAAGGGACAAGTCAGTCACAATCAAAATTCCGCGAAAGGCGGCGCAGAGGAAAGAGACAATAAGGATAAGTCTGTGGGGAAAAACGACCTTCTTCCGCTGGTCATTGCTGATGCTACAGTTGAGCAAAATGGCGCATATCTTTTAACTCCTGTCAATAAACTGCAAGAAGGAGTCAGCTATCAGCTCACTTCAGATGGATTTTTGGTCAAGAGTTCAGCCGCGCAATTTACTGTAGCCAATAATCGTTGTCCTGAGTGA
- the LOC124182688 gene encoding guanine nucleotide exchange factor DBS-like isoform X3 — protein MQCDKCGAENLRVTMILHGKSSHSCNCPCHQHCSTRSSDDVESMTGEIENGDLAVQDVADLLQPQYAIITGGKTREGCPIITFPDNGNFLNLSDLDYQRLMLYLTSVPTLQEADLGFHLIIDRRNDKWNSVKNVLLKISAFFPGLVHVAYVLRPAGFLQKAISEVSNKLFREEFKFRVIVLANVLELTDFVEKDQLTEQLGGDLPYCHHTWIQNRISLEKFSSITQEVSLALDSFTRRLAEVEFPNNTIATTTLLNQQQTEYNELKEEILSAAKHGETLLDSVRQLTGKSTADRLGNVSAVERLLVQLEETERTFDLFWSHHSSRLRHCLALRQFEQDFRELQANLDQHMKTVGDMTEVGETQSRVNQLLRDTSTFQRICRSYLLHTMWIWVLGDIDRAEEVISAGQQLLSGRHQCPAEVVEPKCAELQRICTILSQRLERRLHTLTKCRELMERIDKANTWCTRGIELLASQTNATTAPEEALQNLQQLIDSAAEFQHPRCIFQDSITPETKALVTQVLQRIDDVQLMCDKRIVALKQQLVKPTRPIQTVTPEPARPIQPPPQMVKPSRVLKKANTMPKMEMSPIEGEAVSPDGEPRDFEALRLKRGHVLAELIETERIYVAELGSIIKGYKIEMTNELMEHLVPAALVGKADVLFGNLEDIYLFHGETFLKDLENCISNTELVALCFVQRREIFFRLYSYYCQNIPRSERLREQIQSEPQFLAACQQRLGHKLPLAAYLLKPVQRITKYQLLLKDLLKYTEDQSCSTQLQEALDCMLVVLKCVNDSMHQIAITGFGGDLGVQGELLMQGSFSVWSSSKRERLLRLKPSQRHIFLYEKAFIFCKHSKPQAHNKATYHFKRYLKMSQIGLTESVKGDARRFEIWLQGRAEVHTIQAPSIDVKQAWVRQIKGVLMSQLAELKGKQNTALGKSNHKPLRQTISWEAQSSVSGSLRTLSVDGNSVITHPMDLPQNTDDDVGWSSENSNTDDEDTFSENPGLTPGGRYIALADYCAVGESEVTMHEGDSLELLKVGCAGWWFVKLISTGLEGWAPAAYLEPISRKTSRSCQSVNSQETM, from the exons ATGCAGTGCGATAAGTGCGGAGCTGAAAACCTTAGGGTCACAATGATTCTACATGGGAAATCGTCGCACAGCTGTAACTGCCCCTGTCATCAGCACTGTAGTACCAGGTCTTCAG ACGATGTCGAGAGTATGACCGGTGAGATTGAGAACGGAGACTTAGCAGTACAAGACGTCGCAGATCTTCTCCAACCGCAGTACGCTATCATTACAG GTGGAAAAACAAGAGAAGGATGTCCGATAATCACATTCCCAGATAAcggaaattttctaaatttgagTGACTTGGATTATCAGCGGCTCATGCTATATCTCACCTCAGTTCCGAC ATTACAAGAGGCTGATCTAGGATTTCATCTGATAATTGATCGCAGGAATGATAAATGGAACTCTGTGAAGAACGTGCTGCTCAAGATATCC GCATTCTTTCCCGGTTTGGTACACGTAGCGTACGTTCTTCGTCCAGCCGGTTTTCTTCAAAAAGCCATCTCTGAAGTCTCGAACAAATTGTTTCGCGAAGAGTTCAAATTCAGGGTCATAGTTTTGGCCAACGTTCTCGAGTTGAccgatttcgttgaaaaagaTCAACTCACCGAGCAACTGGGAGGTGATTTGCCCTACTGTCATCACACCTGGATACAAAATAGAATT AGTCTGGAGAAATTCTCCTCAATAACACAGGAGGTATCTCTCGCTCTGGATTCCTTCACTCGACGTTTAGCCGAAGTTGAGTTTCCAAATAACACTATTGCGACCACGACATTGCTGAATCAACAGCAGACAGAATACAACGAACTCAAGGAAGAAATACTCAGCGCAGCCAAACACGGTGAAACCCTGTTGGATAGCGTTCGACAATTGACTGGTAAAAGCACTGCTGACCGGTTGGGAAACGTTTCTGCTGTAGAAAG GTTACTGGTACAGTTAGAGGAAACGGAAAGAACATTTGATCTGTTTTGGTCCCACCACAGCTCCCGGCTGAGGCATTGCCTAGCCTTGCGTCAATTCGAACAGGATTTCAGGGAGCTTCAAGCGAACTTGGATCAGCACATGAAAACAGTCGGAGACATGACGGAGGTTGGCGAGACCCAGTCGAGAGTAAACCAACTACTGCGCGATACGTCCACTTTTCAGAGGATATGCAGA TCCTATTTGTTGCATACCATGTGGATTTGGGTCTTG GGAGACATAGATCGCGCCGAAGAAGTAATATCAGCAGGTCAACAACTTCTTTCCGGTCGGCACCAATGCCCTGCCGAAGTGGTCGAGCCAAAATGTGCAGAGCTTCAAAGGATTTGTACAATTCTTAGTCAAAGACTGGAAAGGAGGTTGCACACTTTGACAAAATGCAGGGAACTTATGGAGAGGATAGACAAG GCAAATACATGGTGCACTCGTGGCATAGAATTATTGGCGTCTCAAACCAACGCAACAACTGCACCCGAAGAGGCTCTACAAAATCTACAGCAGCTTATCGATTCAGCAGCAGAATTTCAACATCCCCGATGCATATTTCAGGATTCTATAACCCCGGAAACCAAAGCACTTGTAACACag GTATTGCAAAGAATAGACGACGTTCAGTTGATGTGCGATAAAAGGATTGTCGCGCTGAAACAACAGCTCGTAAAACCGACCAGACCTATTCAAACTGTGACGCCTGAGCCAGCTAGACCAATTCAGCCTCCTCCTCAAATGGTGAAGCCGAGCAGGGTTCTGAAAAAAGCGAACACCATGCCGAAA ATGGAAATGAGCCCGATCGAAGGAGAAGCTGTGTCACCGGACGGGGAACCCCGTGACTTTGAAGCTCTGCGATTGAAACGAGGCCACGTTTTGGCCGAGCTAATCGAGACGGAACGCATTTACGTGGCGGAACTTGGCTCGATAATTAAAGGATACAAGATAGAAATGACAAATGAATTAATGGAGCATCTGGTCCCCGCCGCTCTGGTTGGAAAAGCTGATGTGTTGTTCGGAAATTTGGAAGACATTTACCTTTTTCACGGAGAAACTTTCCTCAAGGATCTCGAAAACTGTATTTCGAACACAGAACTCGTCGCACTTTGTTTTGTGCAGAGG CGTGAGATATTCTTCAGACTCTACAGCTACTATTGCCAAAATATTCCCCGATCGGAGAGGCTAAgagaacaaattcaaagcgAGCCACAATTTTTGGCCGCCTGTCAACAGAGACTTGGTCACAAGCTACCCTTGGCTGCGTACTTGCTCAAGCCTGTTCAGCGCATTACCAAATATCAACTGCTTTTGAAGGATTTGCTGAAGTACACAGAGGATCAATCCTGCTCCACCCAACTTCAAGAAGCTCTGGATTGTATGCTCGTTGTTCTAAAATGCGTCAATGATAGCATGCACCAAATAGCAATCACCGGGTTTGGA GGAGATTTGGGCGTGCAGGGTGAACTTTTGATGCAAGGTTCGTTCAGCGTGTGGAGTAGCAGCAAAAGAGAACGACTCCTCCGATTAAAACCTTCTCAAAGGCACATTTTTCTGTACGAAAAAGCTttcatattttgcaaacaCAGTAAACCTCAGGCCCACAATAAGGCAACATATCACTTCAAAAGATATCTCAAG ATGTCACAGATCGGTCTGACAGAATCGGTGAAAGGCGATGCGAGAAGGTTTGAAATCTGGCTACAAGGCCGTGCCGAAGTGCACACCATTCAAGCCCCAAGTATCGATGTCAAACAAGCTTGGGTGAGACAGATAAAAGGCGTCCTGATGTCACAACTCGCAGAATTGAAGGGGAAGCAGAATACAGCACTTGGCAAATCCAATCACAA ACCTTTGCGTCAAACTATATCATGGGAAGCTCAAAGCAGCGTGTCTGGATCATTGCGTACATTGTCAGTCGACGGCAACAGCGTGATTACACATCCGATGGATTTGCCCCAAAACACAGATGACGATGTCGGTTGGAGTTCAGAAAACAGTAACACGGATGACGAAGACACTTTTAGTGAAAATCCTGGGCTTACTCCG GGAGGTAGATACATAGCTCTAGCCGATTACTGCGCGGTTGGTGAATCAGAGGTGACGATGCATGAAGGGGATAGTTTGGAACTGCTTAAGGTCGGTTGCGCAGGATGGTGGTTTGTCAAGCTAATCAGCACTGGCTTAGAAGGCTGGGCGCCAGCAGCCTACTTAGAGCCAATTAGCAGGAAAACATCACGCAGCTGTCAGTCGGTGAATAGTCAAGAAACTATGTGA
- the LOC124182688 gene encoding guanine nucleotide exchange factor DBS-like isoform X1, whose translation MASSPAASIENQIDSFLEQFKRSATRAMEDRSVRSNNNASSIENFDLEILEADDVESMTGEIENGDLAVQDVADLLQPQYAIITGGKTREGCPIITFPDNGNFLNLSDLDYQRLMLYLTSVPTLQEADLGFHLIIDRRNDKWNSVKNVLLKISAFFPGLVHVAYVLRPAGFLQKAISEVSNKLFREEFKFRVIVLANVLELTDFVEKDQLTEQLGGDLPYCHHTWIQNRISLEKFSSITQEVSLALDSFTRRLAEVEFPNNTIATTTLLNQQQTEYNELKEEILSAAKHGETLLDSVRQLTGKSTADRLGNVSAVERLLVQLEETERTFDLFWSHHSSRLRHCLALRQFEQDFRELQANLDQHMKTVGDMTEVGETQSRVNQLLRDTSTFQRICRSYLLHTMWIWVLGDIDRAEEVISAGQQLLSGRHQCPAEVVEPKCAELQRICTILSQRLERRLHTLTKCRELMERIDKANTWCTRGIELLASQTNATTAPEEALQNLQQLIDSAAEFQHPRCIFQDSITPETKALVTQVLQRIDDVQLMCDKRIVALKQQLVKPTRPIQTVTPEPARPIQPPPQMVKPSRVLKKANTMPKMEMSPIEGEAVSPDGEPRDFEALRLKRGHVLAELIETERIYVAELGSIIKGYKIEMTNELMEHLVPAALVGKADVLFGNLEDIYLFHGETFLKDLENCISNTELVALCFVQRREIFFRLYSYYCQNIPRSERLREQIQSEPQFLAACQQRLGHKLPLAAYLLKPVQRITKYQLLLKDLLKYTEDQSCSTQLQEALDCMLVVLKCVNDSMHQIAITGFGGDLGVQGELLMQGSFSVWSSSKRERLLRLKPSQRHIFLYEKAFIFCKHSKPQAHNKATYHFKRYLKMSQIGLTESVKGDARRFEIWLQGRAEVHTIQAPSIDVKQAWVRQIKGVLMSQLAELKGKQNTALGKSNHKPLRQTISWEAQSSVSGSLRTLSVDGNSVITHPMDLPQNTDDDVGWSSENSNTDDEDTFSENPGLTPGGRYIALADYCAVGESEVTMHEGDSLELLKVGCAGWWFVKLISTGLEGWAPAAYLEPISRKTSRSCQSVNSQETM comes from the exons ACGATGTCGAGAGTATGACCGGTGAGATTGAGAACGGAGACTTAGCAGTACAAGACGTCGCAGATCTTCTCCAACCGCAGTACGCTATCATTACAG GTGGAAAAACAAGAGAAGGATGTCCGATAATCACATTCCCAGATAAcggaaattttctaaatttgagTGACTTGGATTATCAGCGGCTCATGCTATATCTCACCTCAGTTCCGAC ATTACAAGAGGCTGATCTAGGATTTCATCTGATAATTGATCGCAGGAATGATAAATGGAACTCTGTGAAGAACGTGCTGCTCAAGATATCC GCATTCTTTCCCGGTTTGGTACACGTAGCGTACGTTCTTCGTCCAGCCGGTTTTCTTCAAAAAGCCATCTCTGAAGTCTCGAACAAATTGTTTCGCGAAGAGTTCAAATTCAGGGTCATAGTTTTGGCCAACGTTCTCGAGTTGAccgatttcgttgaaaaagaTCAACTCACCGAGCAACTGGGAGGTGATTTGCCCTACTGTCATCACACCTGGATACAAAATAGAATT AGTCTGGAGAAATTCTCCTCAATAACACAGGAGGTATCTCTCGCTCTGGATTCCTTCACTCGACGTTTAGCCGAAGTTGAGTTTCCAAATAACACTATTGCGACCACGACATTGCTGAATCAACAGCAGACAGAATACAACGAACTCAAGGAAGAAATACTCAGCGCAGCCAAACACGGTGAAACCCTGTTGGATAGCGTTCGACAATTGACTGGTAAAAGCACTGCTGACCGGTTGGGAAACGTTTCTGCTGTAGAAAG GTTACTGGTACAGTTAGAGGAAACGGAAAGAACATTTGATCTGTTTTGGTCCCACCACAGCTCCCGGCTGAGGCATTGCCTAGCCTTGCGTCAATTCGAACAGGATTTCAGGGAGCTTCAAGCGAACTTGGATCAGCACATGAAAACAGTCGGAGACATGACGGAGGTTGGCGAGACCCAGTCGAGAGTAAACCAACTACTGCGCGATACGTCCACTTTTCAGAGGATATGCAGA TCCTATTTGTTGCATACCATGTGGATTTGGGTCTTG GGAGACATAGATCGCGCCGAAGAAGTAATATCAGCAGGTCAACAACTTCTTTCCGGTCGGCACCAATGCCCTGCCGAAGTGGTCGAGCCAAAATGTGCAGAGCTTCAAAGGATTTGTACAATTCTTAGTCAAAGACTGGAAAGGAGGTTGCACACTTTGACAAAATGCAGGGAACTTATGGAGAGGATAGACAAG GCAAATACATGGTGCACTCGTGGCATAGAATTATTGGCGTCTCAAACCAACGCAACAACTGCACCCGAAGAGGCTCTACAAAATCTACAGCAGCTTATCGATTCAGCAGCAGAATTTCAACATCCCCGATGCATATTTCAGGATTCTATAACCCCGGAAACCAAAGCACTTGTAACACag GTATTGCAAAGAATAGACGACGTTCAGTTGATGTGCGATAAAAGGATTGTCGCGCTGAAACAACAGCTCGTAAAACCGACCAGACCTATTCAAACTGTGACGCCTGAGCCAGCTAGACCAATTCAGCCTCCTCCTCAAATGGTGAAGCCGAGCAGGGTTCTGAAAAAAGCGAACACCATGCCGAAA ATGGAAATGAGCCCGATCGAAGGAGAAGCTGTGTCACCGGACGGGGAACCCCGTGACTTTGAAGCTCTGCGATTGAAACGAGGCCACGTTTTGGCCGAGCTAATCGAGACGGAACGCATTTACGTGGCGGAACTTGGCTCGATAATTAAAGGATACAAGATAGAAATGACAAATGAATTAATGGAGCATCTGGTCCCCGCCGCTCTGGTTGGAAAAGCTGATGTGTTGTTCGGAAATTTGGAAGACATTTACCTTTTTCACGGAGAAACTTTCCTCAAGGATCTCGAAAACTGTATTTCGAACACAGAACTCGTCGCACTTTGTTTTGTGCAGAGG CGTGAGATATTCTTCAGACTCTACAGCTACTATTGCCAAAATATTCCCCGATCGGAGAGGCTAAgagaacaaattcaaagcgAGCCACAATTTTTGGCCGCCTGTCAACAGAGACTTGGTCACAAGCTACCCTTGGCTGCGTACTTGCTCAAGCCTGTTCAGCGCATTACCAAATATCAACTGCTTTTGAAGGATTTGCTGAAGTACACAGAGGATCAATCCTGCTCCACCCAACTTCAAGAAGCTCTGGATTGTATGCTCGTTGTTCTAAAATGCGTCAATGATAGCATGCACCAAATAGCAATCACCGGGTTTGGA GGAGATTTGGGCGTGCAGGGTGAACTTTTGATGCAAGGTTCGTTCAGCGTGTGGAGTAGCAGCAAAAGAGAACGACTCCTCCGATTAAAACCTTCTCAAAGGCACATTTTTCTGTACGAAAAAGCTttcatattttgcaaacaCAGTAAACCTCAGGCCCACAATAAGGCAACATATCACTTCAAAAGATATCTCAAG ATGTCACAGATCGGTCTGACAGAATCGGTGAAAGGCGATGCGAGAAGGTTTGAAATCTGGCTACAAGGCCGTGCCGAAGTGCACACCATTCAAGCCCCAAGTATCGATGTCAAACAAGCTTGGGTGAGACAGATAAAAGGCGTCCTGATGTCACAACTCGCAGAATTGAAGGGGAAGCAGAATACAGCACTTGGCAAATCCAATCACAA ACCTTTGCGTCAAACTATATCATGGGAAGCTCAAAGCAGCGTGTCTGGATCATTGCGTACATTGTCAGTCGACGGCAACAGCGTGATTACACATCCGATGGATTTGCCCCAAAACACAGATGACGATGTCGGTTGGAGTTCAGAAAACAGTAACACGGATGACGAAGACACTTTTAGTGAAAATCCTGGGCTTACTCCG GGAGGTAGATACATAGCTCTAGCCGATTACTGCGCGGTTGGTGAATCAGAGGTGACGATGCATGAAGGGGATAGTTTGGAACTGCTTAAGGTCGGTTGCGCAGGATGGTGGTTTGTCAAGCTAATCAGCACTGGCTTAGAAGGCTGGGCGCCAGCAGCCTACTTAGAGCCAATTAGCAGGAAAACATCACGCAGCTGTCAGTCGGTGAATAGTCAAGAAACTATGTGA